The region CGCCGGCGATTTTTGCGTGGGAGCTCGGTAATGAGCCGCGCTGTAAGGGGTGTGATAGTGGGGTTATTTACGAGTGGGCGAGGGGGGTTAGTGGGTTTATTAAACGGTTGGATGGACGGCATATGGTTACGCTGGGGGATGAGGGCTGGTTGTGTCCGCCGGAAGGGGATGGGACGTATGCGTATGATTGTTCGGAGGGGGTGGATTTTGTGAGGAATTTGGAGATTGAGACGCTGGATTATGGGTATCCCTGCTTCTACTCTATTAGATGGTGATATTCTAACAGATACAGAACCTTCCATCTCTACCCTGAGTCCTGGGGGTATGAGTACGCCTGGGGCAGCGAGTGGGTGCGCCAGCATGATGCCGTCGGACGGAGATTCGGCAAGCCTGTGGTGTTTGAGGAATATGGGACGCCGATTAACCATACGCAGCTTGAACGGCCGTGGCAGTTGACGACGTTAGAGGAGACGCAGGTTGCAGCGGACTTTATCTGGCAGTTTGGGACTGTGCTTCCTATTGAGGGAACCAAATGGGGGGATGTCAATTCTATATACTACGGGACGGAGGAGTATGAGGTCCTTGGGTTCCAGCATGCAGAGGAAATGCTTGCAAAGCGTGTTAAACATCGTTAACACTGAGCTACAAAGGCTATTGCATCTGAGATATggtatataatagttaaaaaaCATGGGTCAGTTTCGTGTATATACAGATATTATCAAGTAAACGCCAACCAAGTCCGTTCTCCAGGCCacatattctatactatGAGCATGTCTACACTATGAACATGACGAAAATTCTACTGTCATATGGGTCACTATCGAAACTCCTCAAAGTAGTGATTCTTCCGAATATGAATCTCGACCATTTCCCACATGGCCTCATAAACGCCCGCGGGCCCAAACAACTTGCGCAGGCCTGACGGCGCAAAGTCCGCCTCCCCACAAAGATAACACCGGTATCcgttcttctgcttcttcagtTCATCTCGATAATGGAAGCGATCCAGGACTGTCTTCCAATCGAGGACCTGCCCGTCCTTGGTCTTGGGGCCTTTGCGCCCCGAACCCGGCCCATAGGTAACTTCCCAGTCGCACTCGTCGCAGCTGTAGCGGCGAAGAACCAGGTCGCTGAATTCGACTTCGAGGCCGCCGCCGAACGAGAAGCCTTCGCAGGGGATGTTCCGCGTGGTGCAGGTGAGCGTTTCGAGGCAGTTTGAGACCTGGTGTGTGGGAGCTGGCAGTCGTGCGACTGGACGGGCCTGGGAGAGGCGCTGGTATTGTTCGGATAAGGTGGTGACAATGCTGTTTCGGGCGGATTTGGTTGTTTTGTTGATTGAATTGTGGTTCGGATGGACCAGGAAGGACATGTCATTGCGCCGGTCGCGAAGGAGAGAAATAACCGTCGActggaggatgacgaggtgCTGCATTAATGACTCTCGTCCGGTGCCTACACAATTAATCAATGAAAGaccgggggagggggagagcAGGCATACTATCACCGCGTCGAAAGACCGGCCCCAGAAGCCGGAGATCCTCCTCATATTCGTCCTGGACAGCGTCCCCATTGCCGGCCAGCAGTTTCTGCAGTGCAACATTCTTGCTCTGGTTCCGGCGGTCGTCCCGGCGTTTTCGCCATTCGCGATACTCGACTGAGATTGTTCCAAAAGCCGAGACAATGGCCGGGATGAGGGCGACGATTTCAAGCCCGGACATCTTTTACCGCTCGTTCCGAAATGAAGTCTCATCCTGGGAATTGAGTCGCTCTTTATGATGCGGGGCTCGAGTTCAGCCTTTGGCGTGTCTTGTCTGGGCTATTCTCTTTCGACACAAGATGCGGCTGTTCTCTGTCCTGATTGGGTCGATTGTGCACTTTTCTGCACGAAGTCAGTCAGCCTTTGGCTTGTCTGGGCTTCACAGCCTCGCTGGATGGAGGATAGTATAGTTCTCCCTCCTGATTGCAGAACATCAGGCTGAACGCTAAGCCTCGCCCCAAGATCAATGCATAAAGCAGGATGGGCAGGCAGAACCACAATCCAGACAGCACCATTGACATATCACCCCGGGTAGCGGCATGTTCattcttattttatctatcCGTCTCAATCATCGTACCATTGGGGCatctacggagtatatcGATTATCACAGCGTGACTGGAAAGGGCAACCCAGTTACAATGGGCTTATTCGGACACGGGTTTGGGATGCAAGGCTGCGCACTCTGACAGGGTATCAAGGATCAAAGCACGTCGTTTCTCAGCTAATGGTAAGAGCAGCACTATCAATACTTTCGTGTTCACCCCGCCACTCAATTTGGGCCGCCGGCGTAACACAGGTCCATACCTAATAATCAACCATAATAATCTTCTTTCGTTCTCTACTTACTCGCCAGCAAAACACCCTCTGGGTTACCTCAACTTAGCCATGAGCTCTGTGGACCCAAACAGCAACCATGGCAAAACCAATAGTCCATCCAGTCAAGACCCAGCTGCACCCTTGGTCGAATCCCTCCAAGACCTGACCATAGTCGAGTCGTTGGACTCCGAGGGCAAAACAAAATCAACCACATTCTACCACATCACCAAAGACGAGGAGGTCTATTTCGGGCAGACATCAAAAAACAAGCGCGAAACAACAATTCCTGAATTCAATGCCGCTCTCCAGCGCATCCCCGATCAGGATATATACCCGGCTGTTCCGTCGGATAGCCAACTGACACTCGCACCGGAGGGCCTGGATGAACCATCGGTGTATGTGAAACGACCTGGTCTCCAGTGGTACGACGAGATGTGCGGCACGACCTGGATTCCCAAGACCGTGCTAGACGAGACACTCGTCATGGAAAAGATCTCACAATCACAACCGCCTCATCCGAACATCATCCGGTATCACGGCTGTCGCGTGCGAAGGGGGTATATCACCTGCATTGTTCTCGAGCAGCTGGACCAGACGCTACATGAGTTTGTCTCAACGGACGAGTTCCAGGACTTTGACAAGACCGGCCTCTGCGAATCGGTTGCCTCGGCTGTGGAATTCTTGCACTCGTTGGGGCTCGCGCATAATGATATCAATCCGTATAACATCATGCTGAGGACGGATAGAACCCCGGCTTTGATTGACTTCGACTCCTGCCAGCCTGTGGGGCATCGCTTGCAGTCGTTGGGGACCGAGGGTTGGTATGAAAAGCCGTTTTATACTTCCGAGAAGGAACATGACCTGTACGCGATGGGGAAATTGAGGAAGTGGATTCAGGATCCTAGGTGATGTTTGGCATTATCCTTGTCTGGTTGACGTCGGCTATTGGTGTACAGTCCAATACTTCTAAGTGACCACTAGTAGACAAACTTTATATACCAACTACCAGTAgcgtctttctttcttcataTCAGTCGTCATAACGTAGCATCCGTCTCCGTTTCCTTCGTTGTCTCCCCCCACGGAGCTTCCAACAAGGACAACAGATCATGTCCTGCGTGAGACTATACCCTCGTAAATATCTTCCTATTCATCATCAACCGAACAGCCAAGATCAAACCCGCACTCGCCAGCGTCAAAGACCCAGCATAGAAGAATGCAGGCCGAAACGCCACAAGCCCGGCTTCCGCACCACCATACGCATCAAGTAGATATCCAGCAATCGGCGCGCCCTAGTCAAATATTAGAAACACGTCAAACAGAATATGAAAGTACAAGAATGCAGATAATCTTTTACTTACCAAGAAATACCCAAACGTCCAACTCGTCGTCAAAACCGACATGACGCCTGCCAACTCGCCATCCCCAAACACCGCGCCCACAACAACGGGCATGAGACTGAAGAAGCCCCCAGACCCAACGCCATTCAGAATCGCAAAGAAGATTAGCAGGCCTAGTGAGTTCGCAAACGGCCACAGCGCCATCGCCGTGACCCCGATTACGGTCAACGAGACGAACATACTATTCAGCGGGCCAAGGACAGTGTCAGCCCCGAATCCCATCCCGATACGGCCCAGTGCGGAGGCGAGATTCCACGCTGCGAGAATGAAGGCAGCCGTTTGGCTGGAGAGACCGATGGAGGTTATATATAACGGGAGCAAAAATGGAGGGACGAAGAGTGGAAATGTCGCGATAGCACCCATGGCCAGCATGATGAGGAATTTGAGGCTGCGGAAGAGGGACCTACCTCAGTCTTCAATTAGTACCATAACCTATATCACAAGTTTTTTTCAATACCGAGTgaggaaaaagcaagacGTACCATTTCATAGTCGCAACAGCACGTTCCCTCCCCGCAGGTGCCTTGAGGAAGTATGCAGCCGGGAGACAGATAGCCCACGACGCTCCGCCTAGAATCTTCAGTGCCGTTTCGAGTCCAGTCGCGCTGATGAGCTTTTCCAGGGTAAGTGCGATAATCGCAGAACCGAATCCTGCGCCGCCGTAGACAACGCCCGTTGCGAGTCCGCGTCGTCTCTTGAACCATAGCGACGggactgttgctgctggctgtCACATAGTCACATATTAGCAACCTCAGTTTTACCAATAATTAGAACGGACGGGGATGATAAAGATCAATATACCAAGAAAAGCAAACCagccccaaccccaaacaaAAACCCCTGCGTGACAAACATCGCAGGAACGGACTTTGTCGCCCACCCCGCCGTGAACTCGCCCAGGCCGAGCAATATCCCACCGAGGAATGCAGTATATCTGTACCCGACTACCCGGATAACACGAGCAACAAGCATGCCAGTTAATGGCGACATCGCGGCCCCGACGGACCCGATGAAAGACAGTGTCGATACGCTCGCGAGATGGGCCTCTGCTAGGTGCAGTTGCACGATCCCGTAGGAATAAATGAGGCctaggaagacgaagaataTGGCCGagccggcggcgacgacgggcCAGCCTTCTTTTGTGTCCCAGGTTGGATCTGTGTCGGTTGAGTactgtggtggtggtggtggtgctgctgcttctggttCTGAATGTGGTTGTGTTTCTGGGTGCCGGGCGCGCAGCTccgtggtgctgctggctgcGGCCATTTGGGCGAGATGGATTGTCTCGGTACTGGTTAGTTGGGAGTGCATGTTTGAGTCTACCAGTGGTGTTGAAAAGGTGATGTTGAGCTGAGGGTCGATGGATTTGATACGATGGATTTGATACGATGGTGAGTCAGAGTTGGAGATTGCGGGGAATGACAACTACAACCACTGGAAGTATACCTACGGTACGATGAAATGAGATCAGTCCATTCTTAGATACAGGTAATGGTGCAAACTTCTGATCCTTCAATGGTCAAAACAATTCAGACTTGTCAGACAATCAAGTCATCAGGATGGATCTGTCGAATAAAGCCGGGTACAAACAAATGAAGTCACTGTCAATGACGAACTAGTTTACAAGATAGGGCACGCAGAGCAATCACTCCACGACAATAAAACCACTCGCCCTTAACTTTGGTCGTGTAGGTACTCCACCCAGGTCTGAACGTCGCCGACTGCAGGGCCCTGATTCTGGTGACGTGGCGATAGGTACCCATCCTCAAAGTAATCCTGTATTATCACGTTCGGGTACTTCTCGCAGTAAAGACGCACGATCTCCTCGATGGGCTTGAGAGTCTGGTCTTCGGGGAGCGGGTCCATCATGTCGTTCACTTTCACAAGGGGTTGTTTATCCGCCTCACGCTGGTATTCGTTAGTATCGAACCATATCCGTGTCCAGTGTAGTCAACTACGAAGCATACCTGCATATACCTCGCGCGGAGATCCCTAATCTTGGCCGCATTCGCCCAAGCATCCGTTTTGTGAGTCAAGTTGATACACCAGCGCCCGTAGGATTTCCAACTCCACCATGTGCCGTGAATCTCCAAGAAGTCCAGCATCTCGGGGGTGCCGTGACGGCACGCAAAGCCATGGAAGATTAGCTTGAGCGTTTCATCGTTGATCAGCCTTCCCCTCATTCCCATCTTCAGCATGGCCTCAACgatatccttcttgtcctccgcAACGGCAGTCAAGAGGGTGCGGATACCGTGGTCAGCAAAGCCTTTGGAGGTCCGATGGAACAGTACCAAGATCCCCCGGTGGCCCATTCTAACGGCCATGTCGAGCGCATAGCCACCGTACCTGAGGTTCATCATAGGGGTCGCACCCTGGTGCAGGAGAGCCGCGACGCCGCGGAGGTCGTTGCGCATGATAGCAACCCACATTCTGTAGCTCAATCTTGCGGCCTCCGACGCTGCctcgttgctgttgtcgcCGACGGTGAGGGTCGATCCACCAGGGGTAGCCTCAGGCGCAGAGATACCGGGAAGTCCAAGGATATTGTGAGGAGCAGGGTCAGCGATGCCAGCGTTGGTGATACCAGCGTTAGCAATGCCAGAGTTGGCAATGCCCGTGTTAGTGATACCAGTGTTCGCAATGCCAGCGTTGGTGATACCAGCGTTAGTGATACCAGCGTTAGCAATGCCAGAGTTGGCAATGCCCGTGTTAGTGATACCAGAGTTTGCAATGCCCGTGTTAGTGATACCAGAGTTTGCAATGCCAGGGTTGGCAATGCCCGTGTTAGTGATACCAAAGTTGGCAATGCCAGAGTTAGGAATGCCAGAGTTGGCAATGCCGGTGTCAGAAATGCCAGTGTTACCAATTCCAGCGTCAATGATACCAGCACCGGCACCACCAGGTCCAGCAACTCCGAGTCCGCCCATACCGGCAGGACCAGGGATGATCCCGAAGTCACCGTCGGGTCCAGAAGCATCATTAAACATGGAGTTATTCGTTACAGTAGATGTAGCCGCGTAACCAGTGACATTGGTAGGTGCATTTTCTGAGAGATCCGCGGTGTTCAGGCTGCAATCTATCTGTGCTAGAATGTCTTCCATACTAGTGCCCAAACTGGCATTGATTTCGGCAAACATCTTATCAAACATGTTGTCTTCTCCGATATCAGACATGACGGCGTGACTCCTCAGTCATCAGTGTCAGCTATCGCTAGTAACAGGGTGCAGAAAGGTATAACACTTACTTGGTATATCTCAAGGTTGGCTGGTCTGTCGTTGCTGAGAAGCTGTGCTCGAGCACACGGTTTCTCTACCAAGACCTTGTCTCTAGCAGAACTGAGAGCGAAAGACAATAATCTATCTTGTGTTAGAGACTGACAGGCGGTTGCTGGACTCTTCTCTTACAGTCTCTTTCCAGTGGTGCTTAAAAGGCATGAAGTGAAGTGGTAAGGTAGACAAGCTGGTTATATCAAACAAGATCAGAGATAGCAAACGCCAATTCGCACACTTTGGCCAGCAACAGAAGGTCTGCAGGGAGTAGGCATTCGGGTCAATTCTTTTGTGGGATGTTTTGAAAAATTCCATTGTTGTGTTCGACGACATAAGCAGGTGTGAATGGCCATCATGCGTGATGATGTCGTGAGAAGAATCAATTGTCTACTATCCCAGGCAACACTCCATCATTCACAACTCAAAGTGAGGTGTCACCAGGAACCAGAACCTTAGGCCATTTACTGGGAGCTGCAATGTCTGGACCGGCATGGCAAGGACAATGTCCCTGACAGCAGTTGTTGTTTCTGTGCAGTGCAACCCAGGTCGACAAGCAACATTTCGTTCCTGGAGCCATCATCAGTATGGGATATTCCCATTTTGAGCTTGAATGTTGTCTACTAACTCGGTACTCAGTTAAACTTTTTTCCTCTCATGGTCGTTCATAGTCGTCTTATATAGACCAACCGGAACCACTTCTATCCATACAAGCAGCGATATGGGTGCCCCGTCAAATAAAGCCATCTCTGACAGCTGGAATCGTACTTGACAAGTGCTAGAAGCCCCATCGTGCTAGCCTCGAGAATACGTGCTGAAAACGTGCGGCCATCGTAGGGTTGGAGTGGACCAAACGCCTGTATACAGTATACACCGAACGTAGACTGCTCTCGCAGCAATTGACCTCGCTTCCATTTCTGTTCCATTGGATATAAGGCGCATGAGCAAATGGGGAAATGGACGATCTGGGCCCATGATATCGTAGGAGTACGCAGCAGTGAAAGAGGggaagagcagaagaggGGTCACTATCAGTGATATATATTGGCTACCCCCAGCCTTCTCAAATCACCGGTTCACCCTTCAAAGCAGCATAATAAACCAAAGCGACGATAGATTGCAGGTGACACGAAGCATTGGCCGCGCCTGCTCGAGTTGTTGAGCTGCTGACCGCAAATCGGCATCCACAGCGAGCACACCCCCCATTGAGTGTTTTGTCCCCCAGAGAACCTCCACCCCTCCACCCCGACTTTTCTCTTCCACCAGCGACCCTgcaatcctctcctcttGCCCTCTTACTCTCCCGACTCCGTCCGCTCTTCTGTCCTagttctcctccatcgccagTCAAAACGCGTCCCCATTGCTTCCCCCCGCAGCTGGGACCCAGGGgttccctcttccaccgctgcAGGCCAGCAAACCTTGCCATCCCTCGATTCACCCTTCGCCGAAATATAAACACTCTCTGGCCTCGTCTGCCTGCTCCTCCGACCCTTCCGTCCGTCTCAAATAATCCATTCCCGTGTCCGACGACTGAAAACCTCCCCGCACAATCCCCGCGCGACGTCATGAGCGACAACACACCCTCCCCGACTTCCGGTCCCGCTACAAAACCGTCAATATCACCGCCCTCAACCGCAGGCACGAAACGGAAGAGAGGCGCTGCTGGGAAATACTACGCTGTGAAGGTTGGCTACCAGCCAGGTGTTTACTATGAGTGGAAGGACTGTCTGGCCCAGGTGACGGGGTTCAAAGGCGCCGTTTGTGAGTGATTCATCTGTAACACAAAAGGCACtcttcatttttttttaccgCCGCCAAGTTGCGAAATTGCGAAATTGCGAGATTCCAGGCAATTAACGGATCCATCTCTCTTTCCAGTCCAGGGCTTTCCAACCATCGAAGAGGCGAATGCTTTTCTCACCGGTGCGAAACTTCCGTCGCGAGGCGCGTCGCCGCTCGGCCCGGAACCCACAAGATTCTACGCGATTCAACGAGGCCATAGACCCGGGGTTTACACCAACTGGGCCCATGCGCAGGAGCAGATCAAGGGATTTCAGAAACCTCGCTATAAGAAGTTCGCGACGAGagaggaggcggaggagttcgTAAAACTCGGCGGGCAGGCGGTCCAATTTGGGACGACAGAAACCACATTGTCAGGAGTTCCTGGATTGACGAGCACAAACCCGAAAGACCAACAAGGTGCTATAGTTGGGCCTGGCGAGGGTCCTTTACCGCCTGGCGCGGAGGATGGGTTTGACCCGAATGTTCTTCTCGATCCGAAGACTGGCAAGGTTGTCTACAAGACGGATGGCCAGAAGGCCGCTACAAAGACACAACCCAAGGGACCCCCGGGAATGCTGCGGATCTACACTGATGGGAGTTCGCTGAAGAATGGAAAAACACAGGCTGCGGCCGGCGTCGGGGTGTACTTCGGGCCCGGCGACTCTCGGTTTGTCTACCTTAACCCATTGACAGTTTAGAATATACATGCTGACGTCCCCTCTCCCAGCAGAAACGTCTCCGAACCGCTTAAAGGCAGCCGTCAAACGAATCAACGCGCCGAGTTAACAGCCATCTTGCGCGGCCTCGACATCGCCCCGCGACATCGAGACGTGACGGTGGTCACTGACAGCCAGTATGCGATTAACTGTGTGACGGTATGGTTTCAAAAGTGGAGGTCCAACGACTGGTTGACGGCGGACAAGAAACCGGTGGAAAACAAGGACCTTGTGGAAGCAATCTTGGGTAAGATCGAGGAGCGTACGGAGCTCCGGGTCAAGACTCTATTCGAATGGGTGAAAGGACATGCTACGGATCCTGGGAATCAGGCGGCGGACCGTCTTGCGGTGAATGGAGCGCACCAGGGAGCATCGAGTCAGTCTCGTGGAAATGTCAATGGCAAGCAGGATGAGCAATTGTAGTTTAGTCGGCTGCTAGGATGTCGGTCGTGAttgtttcttcttattcAATTACGTGTGCGGGATACCACCTGAATATACATTTGAATGTAGCATGATGTGCGTAGACTTCCAACAACGTGGACAATCGTTTGCGTATCCATTGTGGACCGGAGACTTATTATCCCCGATTGGGCGATCCCCGGTCAAGCTCGTCCAGTTAAGCTTTGCGATCCGaacttttctcttcttcaactcccaCGCTCACAGGATATCATCGACTGTATCTGGATCTTCCAATAGCTAGCGAGATCTCAGATGAGACAAAGCTTGGTTCTCAAGTATTCAAAGCTCTGGTTCCTTACTATGGTTGAATAACACGCAGTGAAATCCTTTCCGAACCGACTCCCGCCTTAAGTGAGTCCTGTATAATGCGATGGAAGCCATTTTACTAACAAGCGCCTTCAGTACTCTGTTTAAACGGCCTTGTCTGCGGGTGACATTTCGCAGCATGCCGACTTTATCTCTGATCAACTTCAACATCGTTTGTGCGACGCTTGGCGGGTTCATCTCCGTCTTTGGTTTGGTCTCGTACCTGTTCAAGGAGAGATTCTACCTATCCGAAGCATGTGCGTACACCCATCCAACCCTTTTTCCTGATACTAACCAGACCAGTAATATCCCTACTTGCCGGGGTATTATTCTCTCCGCACGCTGCCAACTTCATCCGACCCCTCGACTATGCGCTCGACACAGAGCAAAACCTAGACCAGATCACGCTCTGTTTTACGAGACTCGTCCTGGGGGTCCAGCTAGTCCTTGCCGGCGTCCAGCTGCCAAAGCGGTACCTGCAAATCGAATGGCGGAGTCTCTCGCTACTCCTTGGACCCG is a window of Aspergillus puulaauensis MK2 DNA, chromosome 4, nearly complete sequence DNA encoding:
- a CDS encoding uncharacterized protein (COG:G;~EggNog:ENOG410QD9T;~InterPro:IPR020846,IPR011701,IPR036259;~PFAM:PF07690;~TransMembrane:12 (i65-86o98-120i132-150o162-182i189-209o221-240i261-279o285-308i329-348o354-380i387-407o427-449i);~go_function: GO:0022857 - transmembrane transporter activity [Evidence IEA];~go_process: GO:0055085 - transmembrane transport [Evidence IEA]) encodes the protein MHSQLTSTETIHLAQMAAASSTTELRARHPETQPHSEPEAAAPPPPPQYSTDTDPTWDTKEGWPVVAAGSAIFFVFLGLIYSYGIVQLHLAEAHLASVSTLSFIGSVGAAMSPLTGMLVARVIRVVGYRYTAFLGGILLGLGEFTAGWATKSVPAMFVTQGFLFGVGAGLLFLPAATVPSLWFKRRRGLATGVVYGGAGFGSAIIALTLEKLISATGLETALKILGGASWAICLPAAYFLKAPAGRERAVATMKWSLFRSLKFLIMLAMGAIATFPLFVPPFLLPLYITSIGLSSQTAAFILAAWNLASALGRIGMGFGADTVLGPLNSMFVSLTVIGVTAMALWPFANSLGLLIFFAILNGVGSGGFFSLMPVVVGAVFGDGELAGVMSVLTTSWTFGYFLGAPIAGYLLDAYGGAEAGLVAFRPAFFYAGSLTLASAGLILAVRLMMNRKIFTRV
- a CDS encoding pentapeptide repeat-containing protein (InterPro:IPR002989,IPR036770;~PFAM:PF01469) — its product is MSDIGEDNMFDKMFAEINASLGTSMEDILAQIDCSLNTADLSENAPTNVTGYAATSTVTNNSMFNDASGPDGDFGIIPGPAGMGGLGVAGPGGAGAGIIDAGIGNTGISDTGIANSGIPNSGIANFGITNTGIANPGIANSGITNTGIANSGITNTGIANSGIANAGITNAGITNAGIANTGITNTGIANSGIANAGITNAGIADPAPHNILGLPGISAPEATPGGSTLTVGDNSNEAASEAARLSYRMWVAIMRNDLRGVAALLHQGATPMMNLRYGGYALDMAVRMGHRGILVLFHRTSKGFADHGIRTLLTAVAEDKKDIVEAMLKMGMRGRLINDETLKLIFHGFACRHGTPEMLDFLEIHGTWWSWKSYGRWCINLTHKTDAWANAAKIRDLRARYMQREADKQPLVKVNDMMDPLPEDQTLKPIEEIVRLYCEKYPNVIIQDYFEDGYLSPRHQNQGPAVGDVQTWVEYLHDQS
- a CDS encoding RNA-DNA hybrid ribonuclease (COG:L;~EggNog:ENOG410PJMD;~InterPro:IPR012337,IPR036397,IPR009027,IPR011320, IPR002156,IPR037056;~PFAM:PF00075,PF01693;~go_function: GO:0003676 - nucleic acid binding [Evidence IEA];~go_function: GO:0004523 - RNA-DNA hybrid ribonuclease activity [Evidence IEA]) gives rise to the protein MSDNTPSPTSGPATKPSISPPSTAGTKRKRGAAGKYYAVKVGYQPGVYYEWKDCLAQVTGFKGAVFQGFPTIEEANAFLTGAKLPSRGASPLGPEPTRFYAIQRGHRPGVYTNWAHAQEQIKGFQKPRYKKFATREEAEEFVKLGGQAVQFGTTETTLSGVPGLTSTNPKDQQGAIVGPGEGPLPPGAEDGFDPNVLLDPKTGKVVYKTDGQKAATKTQPKGPPGMLRIYTDGSSLKNGKTQAAAGVGVYFGPGDSRRNVSEPLKGSRQTNQRAELTAILRGLDIAPRHRDVTVVTDSQYAINCVTVWFQKWRSNDWLTADKKPVENKDLVEAILGKIEERTELRVKTLFEWVKGHATDPGNQAADRLAVNGAHQGASSQSRGNVNGKQDEQL
- a CDS encoding uncharacterized protein (COG:T;~EggNog:ENOG410PQ4C;~InterPro:IPR000719,IPR011009;~PFAM:PF06293;~go_function: GO:0004672 - protein kinase activity [Evidence IEA];~go_function: GO:0005524 - ATP binding [Evidence IEA];~go_process: GO:0006468 - protein phosphorylation [Evidence IEA]) — its product is MSSVDPNSNHGKTNSPSSQDPAAPLVESLQDLTIVESLDSEGKTKSTTFYHITKDEEVYFGQTSKNKRETTIPEFNAALQRIPDQDIYPAVPSDSQLTLAPEGLDEPSVYVKRPGLQWYDEMCGTTWIPKTVLDETLVMEKISQSQPPHPNIIRYHGCRVRRGYITCIVLEQLDQTLHEFVSTDEFQDFDKTGLCESVASAVEFLHSLGLAHNDINPYNIMLRTDRTPALIDFDSCQPVGHRLQSLGTEGWYEKPFYTSEKEHDLYAMGKLRKWIQDPR
- a CDS encoding uncharacterized protein (TransMembrane:1 (o6-24i)), which translates into the protein MSGLEIVALIPAIVSAFGTISVEYREWRKRRDDRRNQSKNVALQKLLAGNGDAVQDEYEEDLRLLGPVFRRGDSTGRESLMQHLVILQSTVISLLRDRRNDMSFLVHPNHNSINKTTKSARNSIVTTLSEQYQRLSQARPVARLPAPTHQVSNCLETLTCTTRNIPCEGFSFGGGLEVEFSDLVLRRYSCDECDWEVTYGPGSGRKGPKTKDGQVLDWKTVLDRFHYRDELKKQKNGYRCYLCGEADFAPSGLRKLFGPAGVYEAMWEMVEIHIRKNHYFEEFR